A stretch of DNA from Vanacampus margaritifer isolate UIUO_Vmar chromosome 1, RoL_Vmar_1.0, whole genome shotgun sequence:
agcttttttttcttctatcgTATCCCAGGTGGTGGGGGGGCTTGCATTGTACTTAACAAGCAGACTTTGAAGTAAATTGCCCTCAACTAGTCCACATGTCACATGAGTGCATTGTAGCCtacttataaaaaaaagtgtacgtgTGAAGTCTGTTTTAAAATTAGCCCATCAGTGACTGCATACTGCATCTTGCTAAGAAAAATTCAAACAGAGgaagaataaacatttatttacttataaacttttacatggtacatgtttctaaatgtaccaacttttctatattttgtttaaaaacaaaatagaatgttacatgaaaaaatgctgttattatttcctcaaatatttcaaataagcacattttagagctgtaattttaatactttgatatttttactcTTATCGGCTCATGCCTATTCATAAATTTTCCTGGTATGTCTGTGAAAGCTGCTCCTTGCTCTGCTGTGCGTGCACATTTAGACCCGGCATGCTGCTTAGTGGTAAACCAGAAGAGCTGCtaacaaaaaattgtttttgccatccagcataataaAACATATCATTTAGGTATACATTTGACTGTTACACTAAAAATGCAAGTAAATTAATGCAAAATATTGGGATATGTATCGCCTTGAAGATCATGTATTGCAATACATATCATATCGTTACCCCTGTATCGTGATacatatcgtatcgtgaggttgttggcaatacccagccctagtttgaaTACTCCCCATGTCCTTTAAAATACACCATTCAACACATTGAAAAACACTAAGAAATTCTAAGGTCTACTTAGAGAAGTGCATACAAACTTAAACTGGGGGAGGGAGGGGTTGTTTCTTTAAGAGATCAAAAATACTAGTATGCAAAatagattaaattttttatttattcaaagcAAATCAGCATCTATCTTGAGCGTTAGCTTTCCGTCTTTTTTATCTGCTgaacaatttcaactttcaaATTTGAAGATGATCAAATGAAAATTGTGCCAGATGCCAGAAAAATGTTTCACGGAATCTCTGACCTCAGCAGTTGTTTATATCAATCCAATTGTACAGACAGATTCCCTTTCCCACAGTGAAAGAGAAAGATTGACAAGTGTTGCAAATCTGGTTTATGCCTGTGAGAAAGCACCAAGTAGAAAGGTAATGACTGGTGTATTTGAGAGCTGTGTGTATGAGGTTGATGATAGTGCATGATTACCATTGGGGTAAGGCTGCCAGTTTATGGGCTCGCTGGAGCTCAGCATGTGTCCAGACGGCTCTCCATAGAACCCGTGCGGTCCAATGTACTGCAGTGCACATCCTGGAAAGGCAGGTGACACCCAAGTGGTCAGACTAAATGAACTTTGCCAGGACTCATGGGCAGTTTAGAAGGCTTATAAAGTTTGTCTAGTTGTGTGTTTAAGATTACTGTGACATAAGAAAGCCTTTAATAGGGAGGGTGGGTTcttgtgcgcgtgtgtatggcaagccctttgagcatttattccatatccttgattTCAGACAGTAGTGTTTCCTAACTAGTGCAGTCTTCGTCAGAACTAGGTGGACATTCAGCCACACTAGTTCTGCGCTTTGTCgtactacttgtacaaaaacactGACATCTCACCCATTTTCTGCAACTTGTGCCACTTTAATCCAACTAGTGCTGACACAAGTCTAACTAGTGACACATACAAGCATGCATGTAGTGCCAAACTCGCAGCTAGTCAGCTTTTTTATGCACTAGTTGCCCACTGAACCAAACAAGTAATGTTCAAAgtcttactagttaactagtaaggcACAAAAGCTCTAACATGTTTACTAGTTGACCGTGAATTATTCCAACATGTTAACTAGTTACCTCTGATTTGCTGCACTAGATTACTAGTGAGAGCTGAAATACctacttgttaactagtgaatgacaaaacactgacatgtAACTAGTGAAAGCCTCTTAAAGTCTACATGTTGAACTAGTGACACTCAAACgtttttactagttaactagtgatgcccAAAAGTTTCACTAGTTACactagtgagacattttgactAGTTAGCTAGTGACCCTGATGCTtatttaactagttaactagAGAAAGGCATTTTCTTTCACAAGTCAGACCAAGAAATGAACTTGTTCAAGAATTGACAAAACACGTTAGACATTTTTCCTTCATGTTGGGCGTGTCTTTTAACTAGTGGACCCTTATGTAGCACTGGTAAGCAACTGTGCACAACTAGTATAACAAATATCTAACAAGTAATGAATTTTGTTGAACTAGTTAATGTTTCTAGTATAATATGCGTCATTTACATCATACTAGTTTAACGAAAATTCTTACTAGTTGACATGTGCGCACAACTAGTGAACTTGCGAAGTGTTGTAACTGGCAAACATGTCAAATAgtgaaatgtaattattttcactGGTTAACTAGTTGTGTGCACATGCCAGCTAGTGAGCAATTGTGTGAAACTTGCACAGTCAAAGTCTGTACAAGTTCAGTCTTGAGGCCGACACGTGAGACAAAATACCTTCTACTAGTAAACTAGTGATAAGAAAATCTGTGTCACTAGTTTACTAGGTACTCACTCTGTAACCAGATCGTTCACTTGTAGGAAAACACGTGTTTCACTAGTAAACAAGTGGCATCATAATGAGCCCAACTTGTGTAACTAGTGGATATCTTTGCATTTACTAGTGAActtgtgaacattttgagcctcACTAATTAGCTTGTAAAGTCCAAATAGATGCAAGTAGTTGTGTAGTCTGGGTTTCtgcattcactagttaacatgtaACCGTAATAGGCATCCACTTGTGAATGAGCTCCAATTCCTCAGGACAACTTGTAAACTAGTGTAAAACATGCAATTTAAAGGGgatgggataatgacaaaatctGAATCTTGATTGGTGCATTTTAACTGCAGAGCCAATAGGAATCCTGGATGCACGTCGGCCCCACCTCCTCATTAATTTTTTGGGTGTAACTAGTTTACTAGTGAGCATGTTGGCATCCACTAGTTCTACTAGTGAACGTTTTGGACCTCACTAGTTGAACTAGTTCAGTCCAAATGTCTCACTAGTGTAACTAGTGGATATTTGGGGCATCACTAGTTaattagtaaaacatttgcCTGTCACTAGTTCAACATGTAGACTTCAAGAGccgttcactagttaacttgtcagtgttttgtctttcactagttaactagtgggtGTTTCAGCTCTCACAAACTAACTAGGGCAAGGAATTCATAGGACACGTCACTAGTGAGAAGAATTCACGTTTGACTTATTAACACGTTGCTGAAAATGAGCGACTAGTCAGAGTTTCTGTGCAACTAGTATGACAAAGTGCATAGCCAGTGTGGCTAATTGTCCAACTAGTGCTGACAAAGACTGAACAAGTGAGAAACACTACTGTCAGATATCAAggatataaaataaatgctcaaagggcttgccataCGTGTGTCTATTTGTGTGATTTATGCCTGACCTTTCTTACATGGCTTGCCTATGTGTATTAAGAACGTAACAGATATACATACAttgattattgttgttattagaAGCCGCTACAGATGACTAGCAAAGAGGTTATTGAAGGAATAAGGTGAGAAGCTGGTGCTGGTCTTGAAAGAGGTGGAGGAATATGTAGcggtagggctgctcgattatgaagaaaatattaatcacgattattttggtaataatggatcatttatttttaggtacaaaacaagataatgcttaaacataaaaaaattaagacaaatcattatttgaaacactgcaagttctttttggacgaaactaaatttataaaaatgagaacatttttaaaaaggtgcaaatgtatacatttagaaaaccccaaaaatgttttactattatgctgattttgtcattgtggagtgtaataattgaaattggaattgaattttgattaattgcacagcccagGTGGCGGTCTTATTGGGGTAAAAAGAAGAGAATGCAGTAGGAACCAGCAATAACTAGAGCAGTAAAAAAGTGTGTCAGGCTGCCATATTGTATAGTATATTATACTATACATCAtgctctgggaaaaaaaacgattcttaaagggtaagtcaaccccaaaaaatgttttgacattaatacttgtatgttctatgcagccccactagtctaaatatgatattctgattaatattatctatatctatctctaagcagcaaaatccagaagttttttatccatctcaggggacggccattttgccacttactgtcgacccaagctgacatcacagttgctcaggtctcaggtaacaaccaatcacagctcagcttcagaaaacaggtaagctgtgactggttgttacctgagccttgagcaactgcgatgtcatcttcagtcgacagcaagtggcaaaatggccgctccctgagatggataaaaacggctggattttgattcataactcatattccaaaaatgtgatattaatcagaatgtcatgtttagactagtgaggtcacatataacattgtcaagaaatgtttaaggttgactttcactttaaagCTTACTTAAAAGTGACTAGCAGCAGCATATGCAAAGACCATCCTATGTCGCATTTACACATCACTTGACAGTTGACACCATATTAATTGTTATTATCTCAGTTAATGTTGTGGTGATAGAGTAGCTCTATACCTGGCTCACCTTGGTTGGACTGCATGTTGGGAATACTGCAGGGAAAAGAAGATGAGGATGATGTGGAGGAGGAATAGGAGGACGAAAAGCCATAGCCGTGTCCAGGGCGCTGAATCACACTTTCCAGGGAAGTGGGTAGAGTAGGGTTAAAGTCGTAGGCTGAGGCCAAACTATTGTAGCTGCTGAATGGCAAGTTGAGGAATGCAGAGGGAAAAGTCAGGTGCACCTGACCAGACTGGTGCTGCATGGGAATATAACTGTGGCTTGATGACACATGTGCATGGTCACAGCAGCCAGCACACACGCCACTGTGGTACCCCATCCACATTTTACATTGAACAACATTAAGTTCATCACAGGATTGCATGCCTGCGGAAGGATAGAACATGGTGTATGGGATGGATTTGAAACAACAAAGAAAGCAATCATTTGAGCAGTTTCAAAATGCTATTATTTGTGACAAACAATTGGTGATTTTAATCAACAAatgaataaagaataaaaacatgatCAGTATCAGACATGCGGCAAAATTAGGATGAGACAAGCACATTCAACAGGATGGATCCCTCCGTGGAGGTACAGTAGATATGGTAACAAAGACTATTCAAAAAAGATGCTGGTACTCTTACCATTGCTGATTGGACTCTGTATTGTTGCTGTGGGGGGCAATCCTGGTCCCATGTTGTCATTGAGATTGCCCTGAGTATGTCCCACACTCTGGCACATTCTTCCAGTACCCACGGACAAAATTGAAGTGGGAGGCTGTGAATGAAATGACAAAACTATACTTATTTTCTATCTGTGAACCAAAAAAGTCAAACGTGTTATTTTTCTTCCTGtctaagacaaaaacaaaatgttatgtGATTGTTGTACCCAAACATACTTACTGCAGGTATGGACTGCAAGTCTTGATAGGAATCTGCAATCGTTGCCAGGTAAAGAAGATTTCTGTGCAGAACCTGCTGATATCtgtcaaaatacaaaacaaatgatAGTAACTTGGGCTTCATGGCATTTACGGTTTTAGTGAGTGTCACACAAAATACTTCAATACCTACAGTGTGCAGTCAGCTGCCTTGTCTTCGCTCTGGTAATACATGATGCATTGTATTAGATGATGGTTTGTGTCCAGAATCTTAGGAGagaaagaactttgaagaggcAAGCCACAGTACAAAACGATAATGCTGACATGATGCATGGGTGAAATTGTTTGGCAGCATATTGCTGTCACGCTAGGGGGAGTTCAAAATCGTGAAATAACATAACATTCAGCATAAGGCAAAGCAATTTTTCAGGTCACTTACGTAGATATGCATTGCATCTACTTTTTACAACTTAAATCATGTTCAatatgtgccccccccccttttttttttttttgtattagtagTTTGTAACTTTGGAATATTGAATTTATAAAACGCAAAAGAAAGGTGGAAGAGGTGTTATTTGTCGACTGGGCGAGCCAAACTTACCACATTCTACCGTGATAACTTAGCAAATACATGAAACGATTACATTTATTTCttatcacatcttagaattttgaatgatcacaattaatcgcttaaaaggctttttatcaacatttttttcccgccaaatttgaagagcaccggttatgtgttaattcttttgacgattgatgttatgaggacgtcttcaacaatTTTGGATCCACTggacacgctcatcctcctctttctctaaacagttaattacttgcataatttaaaatgaccccaatattttgacattaacaaatattctaaatgtgatacgcaaacatttattaaatgctttactttaatgcatgttattatgtttattgctcaaacacaacctgtgctacctttaacgtagccatccgctgtcatgctaaaggatcatctatggtcaaaattaataatgctattaatctgtgttaattcatgattaatgcaatatttttttgtgattaattaataagttaatgctttaactttgacagcagtAGTTAAAACGTAAACCTTAATTACAttactaaactttttttctaggaTGGCATCAATACACTTCTGCAAATTGTCCTGGATGGGGGCCAACTAATAATGATTCTGTGTTTAAATATCTGCACTTAAATTGGGACCTAATTGTGCTTTGGGTGTCGAGGGCTTCTCAATTAGTTTTTTGGTACGtgcgcccccccccaaaaaaaaaactctccgccacgactataaatagtataatttgtctataaaattttgagtacacctctgcagaggagTTAATACTCCTTGCGTACTCTGACAATGacagcgccactgccacctactgcagtggatgtgcatttacattttaattctaGTACAACAAAAATAGTTTCCTGAGGTCAAATACACAGGAGGGCCCCCCACCCCcttatttgagaaggactggtTAGGGAGCTAATAAAATACTGTACCGCATGTGTGTTTGGCGGAAAACATTCTATTAACTACAAGTTCACCAGTTTCTCTTGGCCAACTACAAATCAGTATTTGTTGTTAAATTACGTGTCAATGTCTAATAGCCTATAAACACTTCTTGACTGCAAAAATCAGTTTACCgcatttgaaaaaagaaaaaaaaagggggggggcaaGGTATTAAGTGTTTGGGATATTGTGCCCATCCCGGTTGAAGAACTCGATAAAATGTCAGTTGCAATTCCTCGTAATAATCACTACAGCTACTTTATGCAAACTGGAGATAAAACCGAACACAAATCACACACGGACTTGCCATTACGTGAAAGTGTAGCCTAGGAAGCCCATCGTTGCATCACACTGCTGTGTTACCTTTTGGATGGCTTGCTGCGTCACTTCTGTTCTGGAGAGCTGCGATGAAAAGGACATATTTCTACATGGGAAGTAAAACGCGCTCTTGCCTTCGGTCACTGCTTACGAACTTAGCCCTCTAATTGCAGTTTCGCCATTATCACGAAATGGGGGTGTCCAACATTTCAGACACCGCTAATTAGGAAAGAGTTTTAAaaacactgattttttttcGAGAGCAACAATGACAGGACTCGTTTCACTCAAATTAAATGCATGTACACGCTTGATAAACGTAGCAATATATTGTGCAATACGATGAAgagggtgagaaaaaaaaactccccctATGTTTGGTATGGTCGAGCAACCTACCAATTTcatttgacgactatagacatcCTATCAGCAGCTCACTTTAAAAAGAAGTATCTCACTCAATAAAGAGTCACAACAAATCGAAGTCAGGCATAGTGGCATTTCCACAGAATGTCAAACAGAATCGGCCCATCACGCACGTTAATATGGCGGCACTTAATTCAAAAGTGTCTTCTTTATTTTGTGGAGCACTGACCACTTTACTATGACCTACTCTATCACCGAGATGGTGCCTGCGGTGGGCCTGTTCTTAAAATACCTCAGCAATGATTTGCCATGTTGCATTTTGATATCACTGTTCCCTATATGTTACAATTTACGCAAATTTGCTATTTCAGAAGTGTACTATATATCAAACTGGTAGTCCTTTACATTAGTACAGATGGAGCTTTGTTACAAAAAGACAACTTGTTAACGAATGCTTACTGCAGCTTGTTTGCCTCTCCATGTCCCAAATGCAGTAGGAAGCAAATATTTGACATCACTCCTgtttatttacataaattacACATGGCttcaacaaagcaaaacaaactaaTTTCATAAGCATCAAGGTCAGGTCAGCCTAATGGTTACagatttgcaaaaatatttcatgacaAAAGCAATTCAAAACCATTTCCACTTCTGTCAAATTTTACAAGTCAAAGAAAAtgtcatgaaaacaaaagcacCTTAGGCAATTAAAGGGGGAAACAAAAAGGTATAGATACAAATAGTAGACTAGTGAGCCATGCAGTCGCAGGCAAAATGTGACAAagtcaaatgaaaattaaaaaactgaGTAATAGACTAGGGAATAACATTTTAAGTGCATCAAACTACCAAAAATAGCATACGAAGACCCACCTGCATGCAACGTcagatttagaaaaaaagataaaccgTGCGGTACATCAACGCTGATCTTCATCACAGCTGTCCATAATTGCTTCTGTAAGATATTCAAGTACGAGTTATGCCTTGTCCCCTTCTTCCAGCATTTGCCCCTCTGAAGCCTTGGCCCCTGCGGAACCAGCCAGGGGCCCCAAATGTCTCCAGATTGCGCTTGCGCTCCTCTGCCCACGTAAGtctgaaacaaaaacacacatgaaCAAGTTAAAGAATACATAGTGGGCTGGATTTTGTAAAAGTTGCAATACCTGAGTTTATTATCAGAAGAGATATTATCAAAGAATGACTTTGTTTTGTCATAGTAGCATTTTGGTCCTGAATGATTCTCCGGTTTGTTTAGTTGTGCTTCAGTGCTTTGTTCATCTCCTCTATTATTATTTCCATCTGCAGACAAATTATAGATCATGATATTGCATGACAAGCAAAGATAATGGTCTCAAACTGCAAACTCATTTATTTGTGACTGAACATGTATTCAGTTGAGTAATCCAAGCTGCAATTTGGTGCCGAGTGAACAAACCTTCCATCGTCAACCTATTCTGCAACTCCCGCTCCAACTCCTCCTTATTGAACTGCGCATTAGAgtagtcaaaatcaaaatccgTGTCAAATTTGAGGGTGGCTGATGGAACCTTGGCCACCATCAGCTGGCCCCTACTACGGCCCCTGCGTCTTCGGGTACCTACAACTCAATCATGAGCAATCAATCATTTATTCATTGTCAGAGTCACTTGTCAGCTATTTTAGGAATATTTACCTTGGCGTCTGGTCGGTGGCCCGTTTCCATTCTGCTGCTGGGAGGATTCTTGAAGAGAATTAGGCACAACCGGGCCTGACCTCCCTTTCAAACAATATGCACGttgattaaaatgttcatttaataACTACATTTACTGTAGGTTCTCTACATTCATAGATGTAATGTTTGCATAAAGTCAATCAGCATTTCACAGATGTTCTACTGTGTATTAGCGCCCCCTATTGGTGAAGATCTGACACTACAGTGAGTTGGTAATTTATCAGTTACGTGCATATACAATAAGGAAGCCAGATTAAAATAAGCAAGCTGCTGTGAACACATCATTGTCTCATCATTACAATGATAACATGAATTAAAACGATGCATAGAGGAGAAATACAGTTCCCACTTACTGCCAGATCCAATGCCCCTTCTAGTGTTTTCTCCTCTCAACCTTACAAGCCTTCTCTTCTCCCAGTGCTGATCTTGCTCCTGGGTAGCAGTCAAGACTCTCCTCTTTCTAAACTCTTCCAAACTTACAGTTTGAACTGCCTTTTCCACCATGGGGCCTTTTCGAGCATGCAAGGTGGGGCCTGAATTGGAAATAAACGAACATTGGAATACATTTGAGTGAGTGTCAAATTTATGAAGGTGAAATGTGTCACGGATTTACCAAGGCCAAGAGCTGCAGCATACTGAGGATTGAGAAGCGAGCTGGCAGCAAGATGGCTGTAGGCAGGCATCTGGAGTGGACCGAGTGGTCCAAAAGGCGGGTAGACACCAGACGACCCTGCACTTGATGACTGACAAATAGATAGTAGACAGTCACACTGACTTACCATCAGAGTATCAATCTGATAAATGTCAGTACGTATAGTTTTTAATCACAAGATtggtggtggtgttttttttcctgccttgtTGGCAGTTGAGGTTAGCAGGATTCTCCATTCAAATACACAATAAGCACtaggacaaataaataaataattaatacatcACTGGAAAATTATTACCCACTTGCACTATCGCTGGATCTTGAGGTAGGCCATGGTGTTTTGGGGCTTCACACAATGTGATATCTTTGATATCACTTCCCCGGAAGGTGATATATTCAAAAATATCATCTTTGGGAGGTGTAGGTCTGTCGGTAGGTCGTCCTTCCGTTCCACAACATTTAACTGATTAGAAGAGGACAACCAATTAGACTGCGTTGTTCTAGTATTTAGAAGTCGCTGCAAGGGTTGCTGCCATTTCACTCACCTTTCGCCAGCACAACTGTGGAGTTCACTTTGTCAATTGTATACAGAATCCCCTCATAGCGATTTTGAGCTCTTGAAATGAGCTCTATTTTGCAGCCGATGTATGGCTTCGTGGAACACATGGCTGCTTTACAAAGCGCCCATCAGTTGTTCTCAAGTTCGACCCACACAATGCAAGcaacaatttgaaatttgaaaggtCTGCTCCCACACAAAAGCCACGCCCACCGCTTTTTAGTCACACCTGGCCATGATGAGGCACTGACTAAGCCTTTCATCCACAAATTTAATTGGCTGTATATGAATCATTCCATGACCACTTGCAACATGAACTTAATATTTGAAATGAACTGACTTAATTTCAACATTTGAAATTAATTgatcttttaaagaaaatggcAGCCACAATACTTTGGCTTCCTCCTGATTAAGGCAGGAGTGGCACACAGTAGTaagtactcacactctgtaGTGCAGGCACTTGTACAAAAGATACTATGGTAAAAAGTAGAAGAATggactccatttttttttactgaagataaagtaaaataatacaaactctGAAATTTAGGTACAACATTTCAACTTGGTTTGCACTGTccaatttttacattattacacCACATGGTGCTCATACttaaaagaataataaataaaaaaaagtctaacacAGCTTTGATATAAGCAAAATTTCTACATGATAAAACTGCCAATATTCTTCTTGGTCAGGAACTGTCAAATGCTCAGGTCATGGTGTAAGCAAGCGTGTTATCATGGTGAAGCAGCCAAAAGTTGCACAGTTGCATTTGATCTTTAAGAACTATTTACTACCACAATTTTAGgagaataaaaatacatttcagtggctaataataatattgaatatACTTGTTAAGAGTAAAGACTGTGCCTCGTTTGGGATGGACACTTATCCCCACTATGcaactgtcaaaaataataacatactCACGTCTGACGAATTCTGTTTAGATCTTATATAAGGTAAAATGCTGGGGggaaacaataataaaaagtagaaacacttacattttaaaatgtacctcATCATGCTTCTCTTTTTCTAATTCAAGACATCGAGTTCAGATAACTCTCCAATTTCATCAGAGTTTACATGTGAAAAACGTGCTTGTTTAGTTATCTACTCACTGTCAATAAACAGGAGTGCTACCTTACGCTGTATTTCCCATTATGTCCACTGGGTGGCACAGTTAATGTACTTTGAAAAgggtcaaactccggtcctgcgtgtattagaggtttccctcctcaAACACAATTGGATGAAattgatcaggatcgttatcaggtgtCTGCATAGCTTGGTGATGAATAAGGTGTGTTTGAGAAGTGAAACCTCTAAAGCATGCAGGACTGTGGCCCTTTAGGACTGGAGTTTAACACCTATGATCTAAGTGATATACTGTAGTGTGATATATTTTCATAGTAATTTCGACTATTGCCACTAAGTTGTAACCCAATTAAACTGAGAGCAAGTTTGTTTGGCGTCTACAAATATGGCACTATGAGAGCGTCAGGAGCCCAGGACTTTATTGTGATTGGTTAAACAGGGTTCAATCATTAGCCAGAAGTGCTGACCGTAACCCAAATTCAGAACATTTAATGGTTTAGAGATGCAGATGGGAGCAGATTCTGGGTCAAGTACCATCCGTAGCTGTGCAACAGAGAAGGTGACTGACATAATTGCACGACTCAAATCAGTGATGAAATTCGTTGCAAATACGAATCATTGTAAATTTTGTGTGTCATAGTCCATATTTTCATCCTAAAGCGTAGTCCATATTTGGTCTGCATGGTGTCAAATCTTAAAAGGATTAGTTAGATCATGATATTtgaagcccttccacagttaactctaggcatataatgattcaaTCTTACCTCTGACACCATggcaatgtatttaaaaaaataataatgaaatattggttattttgctggctattctTCTAACGTGGAAGTAAAATGCCGGTGTCAGTATCAGAggtgatcgggctgccagatcgtatcggggtcgcctaacgAACACGATACGCTACAGAATTGGCCGGAAATTATCCAGTTGAcgtcaaacat
This window harbors:
- the LOC144061884 gene encoding calcium-responsive transactivator-like isoform X2, which gives rise to MSFSSQLSRTEVTQQAIQKILDTNHHLIQCIMYYQSEDKAADCTLYQQVLHRNLLYLATIADSYQDLQSIPAPPTSILSVGTGRMCQSVGHTQGNLNDNMGPGLPPTATIQSPISNGMQSCDELNVVQCKMWMGYHSGVCAGCCDHAHVSSSHSYIPMQHQSGQVHLTFPSAFLNLPFSSYNSLASAYDFNPTLPTSLESVIQRPGHGYGFSSSYSSSTSSSSSFPCSIPNMQSNQGCALQYIGPHGFYGEPSGHMLSSSEPINWQPYPNGFYQIGSSQYSQDQQCQSQQYGPYHSFQGGPEAHEQRPLTYQQVQYGNYQQRGSNCFPDGCK
- the LOC144061884 gene encoding calcium-responsive transactivator-like isoform X3; the protein is MYYQSEDKAADCTLYQQVLHRNLLYLATIADSYQDLQSIPAPPTSILSVGTGRMCQSVGHTQGNLNDNMGPGLPPTATIQSPISNGMQSCDELNVVQCKMWMGYHSGVCAGCCDHAHVSSSHSYIPMQHQSGQVHLTFPSAFLNLPFSSYNSLASAYDFNPTLPTSLESVIQRPGHGYGFSSSYSSSTSSSSSFPCSIPNMQSNQGEPGCALQYIGPHGFYGEPSGHMLSSSEPINWQPYPNGFYQIGSSQYSQDQQCQSQQYGPYHSFQGGPEAHEQRPLTYQQVQYGNYQQRGSNCFPDGCK
- the LOC144061884 gene encoding calcium-responsive transactivator-like isoform X1, whose protein sequence is MSFSSQLSRTEVTQQAIQKILDTNHHLIQCIMYYQSEDKAADCTLYQQVLHRNLLYLATIADSYQDLQSIPAPPTSILSVGTGRMCQSVGHTQGNLNDNMGPGLPPTATIQSPISNGMQSCDELNVVQCKMWMGYHSGVCAGCCDHAHVSSSHSYIPMQHQSGQVHLTFPSAFLNLPFSSYNSLASAYDFNPTLPTSLESVIQRPGHGYGFSSSYSSSTSSSSSFPCSIPNMQSNQGEPGCALQYIGPHGFYGEPSGHMLSSSEPINWQPYPNGFYQIGSSQYSQDQQCQSQQYGPYHSFQGGPEAHEQRPLTYQQVQYGNYQQRGSNCFPDGCK
- the lsm14b gene encoding protein LSM14 homolog B isoform X3, coding for MCSTKPYIGCKIELISRAQNRYEGILYTIDKVNSTVVLAKVKCCGTEGRPTDRPTPPKDDIFEYITFRGSDIKDITLCEAPKHHGLPQDPAIVQSSSAGSSGVYPPFGPLGPLQMPAYSHLAASSLLNPQYAAALGLGPTLHARKGPMVEKAVQTVSLEEFRKRRVLTATQEQDQHWEKRRLVRLRGENTRRGIGSGRRSGPVVPNSLQESSQQQNGNGPPTRRQGTRRRRGRSRGQLMVAKVPSATLKFDTDFDFDYSNAQFNKEELERELQNRLTMEDGNNNRGDEQSTEAQLNKPENHSGPKCYYDKTKSFFDNISSDNKLRLTWAEERKRNLETFGAPGWFRRGQGFRGANAGRRGQGITRT
- the lsm14b gene encoding protein LSM14 homolog B isoform X1, translated to MCSTKPYIGCKIELISRAQNRYEGILYTIDKVNSTVVLAKVKCCGTEGRPTDRPTPPKDDIFEYITFRGSDIKDITLCEAPKHHGLPQDPAIVQSSSAGSSGVYPPFGPLGPLQMPAYSHLAASSLLNPQYAAALGLGPTLHARKGPMVEKAVQTVSLEEFRKRRVLTATQEQDQHWEKRRLVRLRGENTRRGIGSGRRSGPVVPNSLQESSQQQNGNGPPTRRQVVGTRRRRGRSRGQLMVAKVPSATLKFDTDFDFDYSNAQFNKEELERELQNRLTMEDGNNNRGDEQSTEAQLNKPENHSGPKCYYDKTKSFFDNISSDNKLRLTWAEERKRNLETFGAPGWFRRGQGFRGANAGRRGQGITRT
- the lsm14b gene encoding protein LSM14 homolog B isoform X2, with the protein product MCSTKPYIGCKIELISRAQNRYEGILYTIDKVNSTVVLAKVKCCGTEGRPTDRPTPPKDDIFEYITFRGSDIKDITLCEAPKHHGLPQDPAIVQSSSAGSSGVYPPFGPLGPLQMPAYSHLAASSLLNPQYAAALGLGPTLHARKGPMVEKAVQTVSLEEFRKRRVLTATQEQDQHWEKRRLVRLRGENTRRGIGSGRRSGPVVPNSLQESSQQQNGNGPPTRRQVGTRRRRGRSRGQLMVAKVPSATLKFDTDFDFDYSNAQFNKEELERELQNRLTMEDGNNNRGDEQSTEAQLNKPENHSGPKCYYDKTKSFFDNISSDNKLRLTWAEERKRNLETFGAPGWFRRGQGFRGANAGRRGQGITRT